GCGACCCCGGTGTCGTGTCCTCTGGCTTCTCATCCATCGTGTTCCTCGGCGGCTGTCGCCCCGGCCCGGATGGCGGGGGCGGCACGCAAACGCGGGAGTGGGGCTTCCGATCCGTCCGCGCCGAGGGAGCCCGAGGGGCCTACGCGCCGAAGTGCTCGATGAACTCCCGGCGCTGCTGCGCGTCGCCGAGCATGACGAGCTCGACCCCCGCTTCGAGCGGCATCGAGGCAGGAGGGCTCGTCACGAGGTCGCCGTTGCGCTGGACGGCGATCACGTTGAGCCCGGTGCGCGCGCCGATCCCGGTCTCGGCGAGGGTCCGGCCCCAGAGCGAGCGCGGGAGCGGGGCCGAGAACAGGTCGATGCCCTCGCCGAGGACGACGAGTTCGCGGCCGTGGAGGACGGAGTGCACGGCCGAGGCGCCGAGCGCGTCGTAGCTCAGCACGAAGTCGGCCCCGGCGCGGTGGATCGACTCGGAGTTGCGGGCGTGCGTGATCCGGCTGACGATGCGGAGGTCGGGGTTGAGGTGGCGGCAGTACGAGGCGAGGTAGATGTTGACGGCGTCGTCGTTCGTGGTGAGGAGGACGGAGGGGGCGTCCATGATCCCCGCGCGCTTGAGGAGGTCGTAGTCGGCGGCGTCGCCGGCGAAGACGCCTTCGCAGAGCCCGCCGAGCCGCTCGCACAGCGCCTCGCTCTGCTCGACGAGGTGGACGGGGACCTCGCGGCGCTGGAGCGCACGTGTCGCCGCGCGGCCCACGGTCCCCCCGCCGATCACGAGGACGGGGTTCGGGTTCGTGCCGTAGATCAGCAAGAGGTCGTCGAGGGTCTCGAACTGCTCCTCCGTCCCGATCAGCACGGGGACGCTCGCCTTGGTGAGCACGATGTCGGGCCGGGCGGGCCGGAGCCGGCCGCGTTCCCACACCCCGATGATGCTGACCCCGGCGATCGCGCGCAGCCGCGTCTCGCGGATCGTCTTCCCCACGAGCGGGGTGTGGTGGACGGGGAGCTCAGCGATGAGGAGGTTTTGGTAGCGCCCGATCGCGTGCGACTGCGCGTAGAGGGCGTCGACGCGGCTCGCGAGCTGCTCGCCGAGCCACGTCTTGAGCGGGAGCACGTGCGTCGCCCCGCTGAGCTCCAGCACGTCGACGGAGTCCTCCTTCCCGGCGACGGCGACGATCGGCACGTCGGGCGCGATCTCGCGCACGGTCAGCGCGATGTTCGTGTTGACGACGTCGGAGCGGTTGGCGAAGACGAGCCGCGCGCGGTCGACGCCGAGGGCCTCCCACGTCGCCGTGCTGTCGGCGTCGCCGGCGACGACGGAGACGCCTTCGAGGTGGAGCTCCGCCGCTGCGGCGGCATCGGAGAGGAGGACGAAGTACGGGATCGCCTCCTGCTCTAGCCGCGCGATGAGGTCCGGCGCGATCGTGTCGTAAGCACAGAGAATGACGTGGCCCGTCGTTCCGGCCGGCACCCGGCGCGGCGCGCGCGTGCGGATCTGCGCTTCGAGCCACGGCGCGTAAAAGAAGCGGATGAACGCGAACGGCAGCACGATCAGGAGGAGCACGATCCCCGAGATCAGCACGACGATGCTGAAGACGCGGCCGAGGTCGCTCTGGAACGTGATGTCCCCGAAGCCGAGCGTGCTCATCACCGTCAGCGTCCAGTAGAGCCCCGTGACCCACGAGTGATCCTCGCCCTCGACGTGGACCATGATGAGGTGGAACACCTCGGCGAATACGACGACGACGACGACGACGAAGGCGACGTACTTCAGCAGGGCCCGGACGTTGCGGCGGGCCTGCCGGTCCTGGAAGAAGTACGCGAGTTGCGTGCCGACGAGCTTCATGGGCGGGCGAGGAGCGTTGCGGGTGGGTAGGTGTTGAAGTCTACGCCCGATTGGCTATCGTCATCGACCGTTCGTCGGCTCGCGGCGTGTCGGGTTCAGCTCAGCGACGATCCAACACGGGGAGGTATGCCCGCCACGGCCCGATCTCGTCGCGGTAGACCTTCGCGAGGGCGCGGCTGATCTGGGCGAGGTGCCCGAGGTCGTGGACGACCCACGTGGACAGGAGCTGCCGGAGTGTCACGGTGCCGAAGTCGGGGTGCAGTCCCTCGCGGTCGAGCGCGTCGTCGGGGAGGGCGAGGGCGTCGAGGGCGAGGAGGTTCTCGGCGCGGAGTGTGGCGAACGTGTCCAGCAACTCGTCGAGCGTGCGGCCTCGGCTCGCTTCTTCCTGCGCGAACCGGTCGAAGGGGGCGAAGCGGTGCGGGCCGCCGGGCCGGAGGATGAGGTCGGCGCGCGCCATCCAGTCCGTCTGCTCCCCGTGGATCAGGTGGCCGACGACGTCGAACGGGCTCCACGTGCCGGTGCCTTCGTTGGCGTGCACAAACGGCTCGGGGAGGTCGCGGAGGAGCGCGTCGAGCGTGGCGGGCGTGCGCGCGAGGAGGGCGCGGGCGTGGACGAGGTCGAAGGTCATGGGCAGTCGGCCGGGCGTTCTCGCTGTCGGTGGGCGTCGCGGAGGCGCTGGTAGGTCGCGTCGGCTTTCGCCGCTTTCAGCCGTTCGTCGAAGATCAGCGCCGAAGCGCGCTTCTCGGCATCGGCCCACTGCTCGGGCTCCTTCACGGTGCCGTCGTCGGCGTACTTCCGGCCGCCGGGGTACTTCGCGTAGCGCATCGCCCGCGTGTAGCCCATCTGCAGGTACTTCCGCGCCATGTCCATCCCCACGAAATCCTCGGCGTCGCGGTAGGCCTCGAACTTCGCCCAGATCGCGGCGGAGGATTCCTTGGCCGCCGCCTCGTCCTTGAACGACCACAGCGGCAGCAGCTCCGACTTGTACGGCTGCACTTTGAACACGCCGCGCTCGCCGCGCCCGATCTCGTAGCACTCGGGGCGTTCGCGGAAGTCGGTAGCGTATTCGACGGCCATAGGAGAGGCGCGGGGTGGGATAAATCGAACTACTTCAAGCCCAACTCGATCCGGAGGTCGTCGATGGCGCTCACGGCGACGCCGTCGACGTAGTTGTTGCGGGCGTCGTCGGCGTGGCCTTCGACTTTGACGAACGTGACCTCGTGCGTGTCGACGAGGCGGAGCAGCTCTTCCCAGAGGTCGCGGTTCTTGACCGGCTTCTTGTCGGCCGTCTTCCACCCGCGCCGCTGCCAGTTCGCGATCCAGTTCTGCTGAAAGGCATTCACGACGTACGCGCTGTCGGTGTGAACGGCGACGCGGCACGGCTCCTTCAGCGCGCGGAGCCCTTCGATCACCGCGATCATCTCCATGCGGTTGTTCGTCGTGTCGGGCTCGGCGCCCTTCAGCGTCCGCTCCTGCCCGCCGAATTGGAGGAGGGCGGCCCAGCCGCCGGGGCCGGGGTTGCCGCTGCACGCGCCGTCGGTGTAGAGAATGACGTCTTTCAAGGATATCGGGAGGAGGGGGAGAAAACGGGAGGCGTAGAACGTAAGGGTGTCCCCAGCGCGAGGTCGGAGCCGCGCGCCCCTCCGCATCACGTTTCACGCATTACGCATCCTAT
This is a stretch of genomic DNA from Rhodothermales bacterium. It encodes these proteins:
- a CDS encoding DinB family protein; translation: MTFDLVHARALLARTPATLDALLRDLPEPFVHANEGTGTWSPFDVVGHLIHGEQTDWMARADLILRPGGPHRFAPFDRFAQEEASRGRTLDELLDTFATLRAENLLALDALALPDDALDREGLHPDFGTVTLRQLLSTWVVHDLGHLAQISRALAKVYRDEIGPWRAYLPVLDRR
- a CDS encoding NAD-binding protein — its product is MKLVGTQLAYFFQDRQARRNVRALLKYVAFVVVVVVVFAEVFHLIMVHVEGEDHSWVTGLYWTLTVMSTLGFGDITFQSDLGRVFSIVVLISGIVLLLIVLPFAFIRFFYAPWLEAQIRTRAPRRVPAGTTGHVILCAYDTIAPDLIARLEQEAIPYFVLLSDAAAAAELHLEGVSVVAGDADSTATWEALGVDRARLVFANRSDVVNTNIALTVREIAPDVPIVAVAGKEDSVDVLELSGATHVLPLKTWLGEQLASRVDALYAQSHAIGRYQNLLIAELPVHHTPLVGKTIRETRLRAIAGVSIIGVWERGRLRPARPDIVLTKASVPVLIGTEEQFETLDDLLLIYGTNPNPVLVIGGGTVGRAATRALQRREVPVHLVEQSEALCERLGGLCEGVFAGDAADYDLLKRAGIMDAPSVLLTTNDDAVNIYLASYCRHLNPDLRIVSRITHARNSESIHRAGADFVLSYDALGASAVHSVLHGRELVVLGEGIDLFSAPLPRSLWGRTLAETGIGARTGLNVIAVQRNGDLVTSPPASMPLEAGVELVMLGDAQQRREFIEHFGA
- a CDS encoding DUF4385 domain-containing protein gives rise to the protein MAVEYATDFRERPECYEIGRGERGVFKVQPYKSELLPLWSFKDEAAAKESSAAIWAKFEAYRDAEDFVGMDMARKYLQMGYTRAMRYAKYPGGRKYADDGTVKEPEQWADAEKRASALIFDERLKAAKADATYQRLRDAHRQRERPADCP
- the rnhA gene encoding ribonuclease HI; protein product: MKDVILYTDGACSGNPGPGGWAALLQFGGQERTLKGAEPDTTNNRMEMIAVIEGLRALKEPCRVAVHTDSAYVVNAFQQNWIANWQRRGWKTADKKPVKNRDLWEELLRLVDTHEVTFVKVEGHADDARNNYVDGVAVSAIDDLRIELGLK